One part of the Sneathia vaginalis genome encodes these proteins:
- a CDS encoding DNA-binding protein — MKEIEEFVKYSNLFETYKPLFSGKQRLYLEAFLEEDNSFTEIANAMNVSRQAVFDNIRRACKKLDFYEKNLKILENREKTLDILKKIYFNFDKKYLKELIQELEGNSDV, encoded by the coding sequence ATGAAAGAGATAGAAGAATTTGTTAAATATTCAAATCTATTTGAGACATATAAGCCACTATTTTCTGGGAAACAAAGATTGTATCTAGAAGCATTTTTAGAGGAAGATAATTCGTTTACAGAAATAGCAAATGCTATGAATGTTTCAAGACAGGCTGTCTTTGATAATATTAGAAGAGCTTGTAAGAAATTAGATTTTTATGAAAAGAATTTAAAAATATTAGAAAATAGAGAAAAGACTCTGGATATTTTAAAAAAAATATATTTTAATTTTGATAAGAAATATTTAAAAGAACTCATACAAGAGTTAGAAGGAAATAGTGATGTTTGA
- a CDS encoding transaldolase — MAIKIFADGANLEEMLKIYESGLVDGFTTNPSLMKKGGVKSYREFSKKVLENIKNVPVSFEVFTNSFETMYKEAKEIASWADNVYVKIPIMTTDRKSTKELIKKLSDEGVKVNVTAVFTLEQVREAVDAINEKSKGYVSVFAGRISDAGHDHMPIIEKARRICDEKKGSVELLWASTREVYNIFQAESLKVDIITCPNEIIYKYGKRGESLLDLSYDTVKTFAKDISNLGFSVFE, encoded by the coding sequence ATGGCGATAAAAATATTTGCAGATGGAGCAAACTTAGAAGAAATGCTAAAAATATATGAAAGTGGATTAGTAGATGGGTTTACAACAAATCCTTCATTAATGAAAAAAGGTGGAGTTAAAAGTTATAGAGAATTTTCTAAAAAAGTTTTAGAAAATATTAAGAATGTGCCTGTTTCATTTGAAGTGTTTACTAATAGCTTTGAAACAATGTATAAGGAAGCAAAAGAAATAGCTAGTTGGGCAGATAATGTATACGTAAAAATCCCTATAATGACTACAGATAGAAAAAGTACAAAAGAATTAATAAAGAAATTATCAGACGAAGGTGTTAAAGTAAATGTAACAGCTGTCTTTACATTAGAACAAGTAAGAGAAGCAGTAGATGCTATAAACGAAAAATCTAAAGGATATGTATCAGTGTTTGCAGGTAGAATTTCAGATGCAGGACATGATCATATGCCGATAATAGAAAAGGCAAGAAGAATCTGCGATGAAAAGAAGGGTTCAGTTGAACTTCTATGGGCAAGTACAAGAGAAGTGTATAATATATTCCAAGCTGAATCATTGAAAGTTGATATTATAACATGTCCTAATGAAATAATATATAAATATGGTAAAAGAGGAGAAAGTTTATTAGACTTATCTTATGATACAGTTAAAACTTTTGCAAAAGATATATCTAATTTAGGATTTAGTGTTTTTGAATAA
- the ffh gene encoding signal recognition particle protein, which yields MFEGLSDKLRQAMKTISGQSKMTESNIKEAIKEVKMALLEADVNYTVVKNFVSRIKEKAMGSSVLVGVNPGQQFIKIINDELTETLGGTNVELNEKKGSIRVIMLVGLQGAGKTTFAAKLAKYLKNEKTLLIGADVYRPAAKQQLKVLADKIGALNFTIDDSKDAINIVSQGMDFARENKVNNVIIDTAGRLHIDEVLMEELKNIKNNFKPDEILLTVDGMTGQDAVNVSKSFNEALGITGVVLTKMDGDTRGGAALSIKEVCGKPIKFISEGEKLSDIAKFHPDRLAGRILGMGDVVSLVEKAKDVIDEKEAKLMEAKFRKNQFDFEDFLKQFKMIKRLGSLGGIMKMLPGVNLGGIDMNLAEKEMKKVEAIIYSMTVQERRNPQLLKVFSRKERIAKGSGTNVSDVNKLLKQYEQMKQMVKMLNSGRFGKMF from the coding sequence ATGTTTGAAGGTTTAAGCGATAAATTAAGACAAGCCATGAAAACAATTAGTGGTCAAAGTAAAATGACAGAATCTAATATTAAAGAGGCAATTAAAGAAGTTAAAATGGCATTACTTGAAGCAGATGTTAACTATACTGTAGTTAAGAATTTTGTTTCAAGAATAAAAGAAAAAGCTATGGGTTCTAGCGTTCTTGTAGGTGTAAATCCTGGGCAACAATTTATTAAAATAATAAATGATGAATTGACAGAAACTTTAGGTGGGACTAATGTAGAGCTAAACGAAAAGAAAGGCTCTATAAGAGTAATAATGCTTGTAGGATTGCAAGGAGCAGGTAAGACAACATTTGCAGCAAAATTAGCTAAATACTTAAAAAATGAAAAAACACTTCTAATAGGGGCAGATGTATATAGACCTGCAGCAAAACAACAATTAAAAGTATTGGCAGATAAAATAGGAGCATTGAACTTTACAATTGATGATAGCAAAGATGCTATCAACATAGTTAGCCAAGGTATGGATTTTGCTAGAGAGAATAAGGTAAATAACGTAATAATAGATACTGCAGGGAGACTACATATAGATGAAGTCTTGATGGAAGAATTGAAAAATATTAAAAATAATTTTAAACCAGATGAAATTCTTTTGACAGTTGATGGAATGACAGGACAAGATGCAGTTAATGTTTCAAAGAGCTTTAATGAAGCATTAGGCATTACAGGTGTTGTATTAACAAAAATGGATGGTGATACAAGAGGTGGTGCTGCATTATCAATAAAAGAAGTTTGTGGTAAACCTATCAAATTCATAAGTGAAGGTGAAAAATTATCAGATATAGCTAAATTCCATCCTGATAGATTAGCTGGAAGAATCTTAGGTATGGGAGATGTAGTGTCTTTAGTAGAAAAAGCAAAAGATGTTATAGACGAAAAAGAAGCTAAGTTAATGGAAGCCAAATTTAGAAAGAATCAATTTGATTTTGAAGATTTTCTAAAGCAGTTTAAAATGATAAAAAGATTAGGATCTTTGGGTGGTATTATGAAAATGCTACCTGGTGTAAACCTTGGCGGAATAGATATGAATTTAGCAGAAAAAGAAATGAAAAAAGTTGAGGCTATAATCTACTCAATGACTGTACAAGAAAGACGTAATCCACAACTATTAAAAGTTTTTTCTAGAAAAGAAAGAATAGCTAAAGGTAGTGGAACAAATGTTAGTGATGTTAATAAGCTATTAAAACAATATGAACAAATGAAACAAATGGTTAAGATGTTAAATAGCGGAAGATTTGGAAAAATGTTTTAA
- the rpe gene encoding ribulose-phosphate 3-epimerase yields the protein MNIHIAPSLLSADFSDLKNEVINIEKAGATHLHLDVMDGAFVPNITFGKDVISAIRKHTKLIFDIHMMVENPERYIKDMVDAGANSITIHAESTKHLDRAINLIKSYGVKACVALNPATPISVVENVAYLLDMILVMSVNPGFGGQKFIPQALDKIQKLRELYPDIDIEVDGGINDKTAKLAKTAGANVLVAGSYVFGGDYKQRIESLK from the coding sequence ATGAATATACACATAGCACCATCACTATTATCAGCAGATTTTAGTGATTTAAAAAATGAAGTTATAAACATAGAAAAAGCGGGAGCAACACATTTACATTTAGATGTTATGGATGGAGCTTTTGTTCCTAATATTACCTTTGGTAAAGATGTAATATCTGCGATAAGAAAACATACAAAGCTAATATTTGACATACATATGATGGTGGAAAATCCAGAAAGATATATCAAAGATATGGTAGATGCAGGTGCAAATAGTATTACTATACATGCTGAGTCTACAAAACATTTAGATAGGGCAATAAATTTAATAAAATCATATGGCGTAAAAGCTTGTGTGGCATTAAATCCAGCAACGCCTATTTCTGTTGTAGAAAATGTTGCATATTTATTAGATATGATACTAGTTATGTCAGTCAATCCAGGGTTTGGTGGGCAAAAATTCATACCACAAGCTTTAGATAAAATACAAAAATTAAGAGAACTTTATCCTGATATAGACATAGAAGTAGATGGAGGGATAAATGATAAAACAGCAAAATTAGCTAAAACAGCAGGAGCTAATGTACTAGTTGCTGGTTCATATGTATTTGGTGGAGACTACAAACAGAGAATAGAAAGTTTAAAATAG
- the rpsP gene encoding 30S ribosomal protein S16 → MLKLRLTRLGRKKQPVYRIVAMEALGKRDGKAVAYLGTFNPLFAENQVKVNEEEVLKFLSNGAQPTQTVKSLLVKTGTWAKFEESKRK, encoded by the coding sequence ATGTTAAAATTAAGATTAACTAGATTAGGAAGAAAGAAACAACCAGTTTACAGAATTGTTGCAATGGAAGCATTAGGAAAAAGAGATGGAAAGGCAGTAGCATATCTTGGAACATTTAATCCTTTATTTGCTGAAAACCAAGTAAAGGTTAATGAAGAAGAAGTTTTAAAATTCTTATCTAATGGTGCACAACCAACACAAACTGTTAAATCTTTATTAGTTAAGACAGGAACATGGGCAAAATTTGAAGAATCAAAGAGAAAATAA
- a CDS encoding ABC transporter permease, translated as MNIKIFKRLVKLSILQTINFRITSFIMLIVSILFFLLEIFTGFILFKYTKTIAGFTRYDYFNLIITGHVITSLYYMIFSYGNNKIITDILYGRMDYIFIRPVNSFFYYVFYGIDLESLVTFILYTVLQVILLCHQTLGLSKIIMYVLSILIGVVYMAIINTLIAMIAFYTDRATALFGVTEILEDLGKNPKNIYPSSIKVVLTYIIAYAYVYNLPVNILQSKVDLFNTVVYLLTCIILSNVVYRLWFKSIERYQSAN; from the coding sequence ATGAATATTAAAATATTTAAACGGTTAGTAAAGTTAAGCATATTACAAACAATAAACTTTAGAATTACCAGCTTTATAATGCTCATAGTATCTATCTTATTCTTCTTACTTGAAATATTTACAGGGTTTATCCTATTTAAATATACAAAAACTATAGCAGGATTTACAAGATATGACTATTTTAATCTAATTATTACTGGTCATGTCATAACCAGCCTATACTATATGATCTTTTCATATGGGAATAATAAGATAATAACAGATATTTTGTATGGAAGAATGGACTATATCTTCATTAGACCTGTAAACTCATTTTTTTACTATGTTTTTTATGGGATAGATTTAGAAAGTCTTGTAACCTTTATACTATACACAGTATTGCAAGTAATTTTGCTTTGTCATCAAACATTAGGATTGAGTAAAATAATAATGTATGTACTATCTATTTTAATTGGAGTAGTATATATGGCAATAATTAATACGTTAATAGCTATGATAGCATTTTATACTGATAGAGCTACAGCACTATTTGGTGTTACGGAAATATTAGAAGATTTAGGTAAAAATCCTAAAAATATATATCCTAGTAGTATAAAAGTAGTATTAACATACATAATTGCCTATGCATATGTATATAATTTACCAGTAAATATCTTGCAATCTAAGGTAGATTTATTTAATACAGTGGTATACTTACTAACTTGTATTATTTTATCTAATGTAGTGTATAGATTGTGGTTTAAGTCGATAGAACGATATCAATCAGCAAATTAA
- a CDS encoding MarR family winged helix-turn-helix transcriptional regulator yields MRKIEETLDDFYSIYYKVEKVNVDNTIRCMTANEMKIIDSIGNKKTTVKILADRMDVKVCTISLALDKLEKKQFIAKVKDEVDKRIVYIKLTKKGQLALKYHGNFNTTLFKQITENVDKKDLQVFSDVLRKITSNLYNIKKSIEPVDIFNFRVDDRLVIIDIKINDDNKLKYLVADGLNIGKKVKILEKDKDSILLKIDNKKRKINRDDDVLILCKKGR; encoded by the coding sequence ATGAGAAAAATAGAAGAGACTTTAGATGATTTCTATAGTATTTATTATAAAGTAGAAAAAGTTAATGTAGATAATACTATAAGATGTATGACTGCAAATGAAATGAAGATAATTGATAGTATAGGTAATAAGAAAACAACAGTAAAAATATTAGCAGATAGAATGGATGTAAAAGTATGTACTATTTCATTGGCTCTTGACAAGTTAGAAAAAAAGCAATTCATAGCCAAGGTAAAAGATGAAGTAGATAAGCGTATAGTGTATATTAAACTTACAAAAAAAGGCCAGCTAGCATTAAAGTATCACGGGAATTTTAATACAACATTATTTAAACAAATAACTGAGAATGTTGATAAGAAAGATCTACAAGTTTTTTCTGATGTTTTAAGAAAAATAACTTCTAATTTGTATAACATAAAAAAAAGTATTGAACCTGTAGATATATTTAATTTTAGAGTAGATGATAGATTAGTTATTATAGACATAAAGATAAATGACGATAATAAATTAAAGTATTTAGTAGCTGATGGACTTAATATTGGGAAAAAAGTTAAGATACTTGAGAAAGATAAAGATAGTATTTTATTGAAAATAGATAATAAGAAGAGAAAAATAAATAGAGATGACGATGTATTAATACTATGCAAAAAAGGAAGATAA
- a CDS encoding PASTA domain-containing protein: MRSIMRKRIMILNIFLVLILIFLSKNIIIDNFFNETMVVVPDVTNMDKDDAIKKLKKSKLYANVISTRSSDVPINYIYSQLPIAGEVVKKNRVIKIFVNDNKSNEVPDLVGKTLTEAMSYLENNNIEIKRVDYIHTDAEDNTVLAIYPNTRKIAYGEKICLLVSTKETMDKNVMPDIVGLDVNEANRVLAQIGLKISDITKVDNTTYPSNVIVSCSPAPDMSVSKGTKVSVVISAPNDTTSADREKIKQDNIDEIIKKAVDSNNTEDNKEGSEGN; the protein is encoded by the coding sequence GTGAGAAGTATAATGAGAAAAAGGATAATGATATTAAATATATTTTTGGTTTTAATCCTAATATTTTTATCAAAAAATATAATTATCGATAATTTCTTTAATGAGACTATGGTTGTTGTACCTGATGTAACTAATATGGATAAGGATGATGCGATAAAGAAATTAAAGAAATCAAAACTTTATGCTAATGTAATAAGTACAAGATCAAGCGATGTACCCATTAACTATATCTACTCACAATTACCAATTGCAGGAGAAGTAGTAAAGAAAAATAGGGTTATAAAAATATTTGTTAATGATAACAAGAGTAATGAAGTGCCAGATTTAGTAGGTAAAACACTTACAGAAGCTATGAGCTATTTAGAAAACAATAATATAGAGATAAAGCGTGTAGACTATATCCATACAGATGCAGAAGACAATACAGTTTTAGCAATTTATCCTAATACAAGAAAAATAGCTTATGGAGAAAAAATATGTCTTTTAGTTTCAACTAAAGAAACAATGGATAAAAATGTAATGCCAGATATAGTAGGGTTAGATGTTAATGAAGCAAATAGAGTTTTAGCACAAATAGGATTAAAGATTAGTGACATAACTAAAGTAGATAATACAACTTATCCTTCAAATGTGATAGTTTCTTGTAGCCCAGCACCAGATATGTCAGTAAGTAAAGGTACAAAAGTTAGTGTAGTAATTAGTGCACCTAATGATACAACAAGTGCAGATAGAGAAAAAATAAAGCAAGATAATATAGATGAGATAATAAAGAAGGCTGTAGATAGTAATAATACAGAAGATAATAAAGAAGGAAGTGAAGGAAATTAA
- a CDS encoding ABC transporter permease, translated as MKYLKISKNRILINFQYRFNMLAQIFMYIFSFLAILYMWLSIYQNNTDIGAYTKKEMIVYIFIINMLHYLFDFRNVTRIGELVHSGQLSTYIIRPISIESESLFFYLGENALKNFLMLLIFLGSGIVYKNNNILLTLMLFIIIYFVYFYIEQTLACLGFWMLETWPLIGLVNGIYYILSGTTFPLDILPKPIYSVVKYNPFSMIGFSLTKSLQNSLSVSENVKYIIAGLIWLVIFKMAYNFMMKKGLEKYEGMGA; from the coding sequence ATGAAATATTTAAAAATAAGCAAAAATAGGATATTGATTAATTTTCAATATAGATTCAATATGTTAGCTCAAATATTTATGTACATTTTTTCATTTTTAGCAATATTGTATATGTGGTTAAGCATTTATCAAAATAATACAGATATAGGGGCATATACAAAAAAAGAAATGATAGTGTATATATTTATTATAAATATGCTACATTATTTATTTGATTTTAGAAATGTAACAAGAATAGGAGAGTTAGTCCATAGTGGACAACTATCAACATATATAATACGACCAATAAGTATTGAGAGTGAGTCATTATTTTTCTACTTGGGAGAAAATGCATTAAAAAATTTTCTTATGCTCTTAATATTTTTGGGTTCAGGTATAGTGTATAAGAATAATAATATATTGTTAACTTTAATGTTGTTTATAATAATATATTTCGTGTACTTCTATATCGAACAAACATTAGCCTGTTTAGGATTTTGGATGTTAGAAACATGGCCCTTGATAGGTTTAGTTAATGGAATATACTATATTCTATCAGGTACTACATTTCCATTAGATATACTGCCAAAGCCAATATATAGTGTAGTTAAATATAATCCTTTTTCAATGATAGGATTTTCTTTAACAAAGAGTTTACAAAATTCACTAAGTGTTAGTGAAAATGTGAAGTATATAATTGCAGGGTTAATTTGGCTTGTAATATTTAAAATGGCATATAATTTTATGATGAAAAAAGGTCTAGAAAAATATGAAGGGATGGGTGCATAA
- the rsgA gene encoding ribosome small subunit-dependent GTPase A: MKEIKGYVVGKTQGFYEVKSNDKVYMLKLKGSLKKKNDKLNCIIGDNVEFNDDVIEKIYDRKNYLTRPLIANIDDVALVYAIKDPKFDLTSFQKNLLWIDSKGVNRVLILSKIDLVKKEELEEFLKNLSNIFKDLQIFPISLKENIGTNQLKEFLVGKNIVLSGLSGVGKSSLVNYLMDTRVMSVDTISKKTKKGKNTTIITKYFENKGICIFDTPGYSSIEIPPFKDKREPMHWFNEFSEYIGKCRFRDCLHINEPCCSIKKAVEDGCISKTRYLMYTSIITKEDR, from the coding sequence GTGAAGGAAATTAAGGGCTATGTAGTAGGTAAAACACAAGGTTTTTATGAAGTAAAATCAAATGATAAAGTGTATATGTTAAAATTAAAAGGGTCACTTAAGAAAAAAAATGATAAATTAAATTGTATTATAGGAGATAATGTAGAATTTAATGATGATGTTATAGAAAAAATATACGATAGAAAAAACTATTTAACAAGGCCATTAATAGCAAATATAGACGATGTTGCTTTAGTTTATGCAATAAAAGATCCAAAATTTGATTTAACATCTTTTCAAAAAAATTTACTATGGATAGATAGTAAAGGTGTTAATAGAGTATTGATATTAAGTAAGATAGACTTAGTAAAAAAAGAGGAATTGGAAGAGTTTTTAAAGAATTTATCTAATATTTTTAAAGACTTACAAATCTTTCCTATTAGTCTAAAAGAAAACATAGGTACAAATCAATTAAAAGAGTTTTTAGTAGGTAAAAATATAGTTTTATCAGGATTAAGTGGTGTTGGTAAATCAAGTCTTGTAAATTATTTAATGGATACAAGAGTAATGAGTGTTGATACAATAAGTAAGAAGACAAAAAAAGGAAAAAATACTACAATAATTACAAAGTATTTTGAAAATAAGGGAATTTGTATTTTTGATACTCCAGGATATTCAAGTATTGAAATTCCACCTTTTAAAGATAAAAGAGAACCCATGCATTGGTTTAATGAGTTTAGTGAATATATAGGAAAGTGCAGATTTAGAGATTGTTTGCATATAAATGAACCTTGTTGTAGTATAAAAAAGGCAGTAGAAGATGGATGTATAAGTAAAACTAGATATTTAATGTATACTAGTATAATAACTAAGGAGGATAGATGA
- a CDS encoding formate--tetrahydrofolate ligase, producing MNDIEISRNTKLKNIREIYRNIHIHDDEVYVYGDYKAKIKLNIFDRLETRSNGKLVLVTSITPTKYGEGKSTVTIGLTQAFNLLNYSSIASIRQPSMGPVFGLKGGATGGGYSQVLPMEDINLNFTGDFHAITAAHNLIAATIDNHIYWGNELKIDKDNVYFKRVTDTNDRALRNILIKDKKYERSSSFQITAASELMAILCLSENLEELKERIGNIVVAKSLNNSLVTVKDLGVDGACAVILKDAILPNLVQTTENTPVLIHGGPFANIAHGCSSVIATKLALKLCDYTITEAGFAADLGAEKFFDIKCRLSSITPDVAVLVVTCRAIEENGLENLKIHIENLRKFNIPIVIGINKFNDDTVEQIDKIKEFSKSENISCCVVDAYSKGSIGAVNLAKLIVNEINKTEDLSNKEVENNNIETFNYLYPIDIPIEEKIDTLVKSIYRATNIKYSDLALEKLKFFKDKGIDKLPICVSKTPMSITDDPKIKIPNNYTFNVTDIRPAFGAGFVVIMSGNIIDMPGLPKIPNAYNIDINKKGEIEGLS from the coding sequence ATGAACGATATTGAAATATCTAGAAATACAAAATTAAAAAACATACGAGAGATATATCGAAATATTCACATACATGATGACGAAGTTTATGTTTATGGAGACTACAAAGCTAAAATTAAACTTAATATTTTTGATAGACTAGAAACCAGATCAAACGGTAAATTGGTATTAGTTACTAGCATTACACCTACAAAATATGGAGAAGGTAAATCTACTGTAACTATAGGTCTTACACAAGCATTTAATTTACTAAATTATTCTTCAATAGCAAGTATAAGGCAACCTTCAATGGGACCTGTATTTGGTCTAAAAGGTGGTGCAACAGGTGGGGGTTACTCACAAGTTTTACCAATGGAAGATATTAATTTGAATTTTACAGGTGATTTTCATGCAATAACAGCCGCTCATAATTTGATTGCTGCAACAATAGATAATCATATCTATTGGGGAAATGAACTTAAAATTGATAAGGATAATGTATATTTCAAAAGAGTTACAGATACTAATGATAGAGCATTAAGAAATATACTTATTAAAGATAAAAAATATGAAAGAAGTTCTTCATTTCAAATAACGGCAGCAAGCGAGTTAATGGCGATACTTTGTCTTAGTGAAAATTTAGAAGAACTTAAAGAAAGAATAGGAAATATTGTGGTCGCAAAATCACTAAATAATTCCTTAGTAACTGTAAAAGATTTGGGTGTAGATGGTGCTTGTGCTGTAATACTTAAAGATGCAATTTTACCTAACTTGGTGCAAACAACAGAAAATACCCCTGTTTTAATTCATGGTGGACCTTTTGCAAATATTGCTCATGGTTGCAGTTCAGTAATTGCAACAAAACTAGCATTAAAGCTTTGCGATTATACAATAACAGAGGCTGGATTTGCAGCAGATTTAGGAGCTGAAAAGTTTTTCGACATAAAATGTAGATTGTCATCTATAACTCCTGATGTTGCAGTTTTAGTTGTTACATGTAGAGCAATAGAAGAAAATGGTCTTGAAAATTTAAAAATTCATATTGAAAATCTTCGTAAATTTAATATCCCTATTGTAATTGGGATTAATAAGTTTAACGATGATACTGTAGAACAAATAGATAAGATTAAGGAATTTTCTAAATCTGAAAATATTTCTTGCTGTGTAGTTGATGCCTATTCTAAAGGAAGTATTGGTGCTGTTAATCTTGCTAAATTAATTGTTAATGAGATTAATAAGACAGAAGATTTATCTAATAAAGAAGTGGAAAATAATAATATAGAAACATTTAACTACCTTTATCCGATAGATATACCTATAGAAGAAAAAATTGATACATTAGTAAAATCTATATACCGTGCAACAAACATTAAATACTCTGATTTAGCACTTGAAAAACTAAAATTCTTCAAAGATAAAGGTATAGACAAACTACCTATCTGTGTTTCAAAGACACCTATGTCTATTACAGATGACCCTAAAATTAAGATACCTAATAATTATACTTTCAATGTAACAGATATTAGACCAGCATTTGGAGCAGGATTTGTAGTTATTATGTCTGGAAATATTATTGATATGCCTGGTTTACCTAAGATACCTAATGCATATAATATAGATATTAATAAAAAAGGAGAAATAGAGGGATTGTCATGA
- a CDS encoding peroxiredoxin, which translates to MINVGDVAYNFSLPDYTNTMYTLKQFRGKRVILYFYPKDDTIGCTQQACCYKKFYKEFLELDVVLIGISIDSTESHAKFRNNFDLPFLLLSDSTKEVCEHYDVLKEKQMFGKKYIGVVRTTYIIDENGLVEKVYEKVNPREDAEMVLKYLKK; encoded by the coding sequence ATGATTAATGTAGGCGATGTAGCGTATAATTTCAGTTTACCTGATTATACAAATACAATGTATACTTTAAAACAATTTAGAGGAAAAAGAGTTATTCTTTATTTTTATCCTAAAGATGACACTATAGGATGCACACAACAAGCGTGTTGTTATAAGAAGTTTTACAAAGAGTTTTTAGAGCTCGATGTAGTCCTGATAGGTATTTCTATAGATTCTACCGAATCACATGCGAAATTTAGAAATAATTTCGACTTACCTTTCTTGCTTCTATCTGATTCAACAAAAGAAGTATGTGAACATTATGATGTACTAAAAGAAAAACAAATGTTCGGTAAGAAATATATTGGCGTAGTTAGAACTACCTATATAATCGACGAAAATGGATTAGTAGAAAAAGTTTATGAAAAAGTTAATCCAAGAGAAGATGCCGAAATGGTATTGAAATATTTGAAAAAGTAG